Proteins encoded in a region of the Lepeophtheirus salmonis chromosome 6, UVic_Lsal_1.4, whole genome shotgun sequence genome:
- the LOC121119174 gene encoding LOW QUALITY PROTEIN: serine/threonine-protein phosphatase 5 (The sequence of the model RefSeq protein was modified relative to this genomic sequence to represent the inferred CDS: inserted 2 bases in 1 codon): MFRLVNQSVSMTIEDTPQLTRDGSVNEKFIKDLIRHFKNEKKLSTSTARKILKESKELFASQSSLVDLRLKEDETLIIVGDIHGQFFDLIHLLEKFGLPNEKRKYLFNGDIVDRGAWGVEAALLIFSLSLLNPSVVHVGRGNHEWDEMNKLYGFENEVLSKYESKTYDCFKEAFDWMPLAHLVSEKVLVVHGGISKNIRLDDIRSIERGPCLSIGKGLAADLLWSDPQEENGMESNSXGGFGVTFGPDVTDKFLLENSLRYIVRSHECMEYGYDTTHDDKVITVFSAPNYCDKEGNKGAVVLISGDDIEYPDFKKFTASPHPPVDPNIYSSVFLKLGLI; encoded by the exons ATGTTCAGATTAGTGAATCAGTCCGTCAGTATGACTATCGAAGATACTCCTCAACTCACTCGTGATGGTTCTGTAAACGAAAAGTTTATCAAAGACTTAATTCGCCATTTTAAAAACGAAAAGAAACTTTCCACATCAACAGCTCGCAAAATTCTCAAAGAGTCAAAAGAGCTCTTTGCATCTCAAAGCTCACTTGTGGATCTACGGCTGAAAGAGGATGAGACCCTCATTATTGTTGGAGATATTCATGGCCAGTTTTTCGACTTAATTCATCTGCTTGAGAAGTTCGGTCTTCCCAACGAGAAACGAAAATATCTCTTCAATGGAGATATAGTGGATCGTGGCGCATGGGGTGTCGAGGCGGCTCTTCTCATTTTCAGTTTATCCCTATTAAACCCCAGTGTCGTTCATGTGGGTCGAGGAAATCACGAATGGGACGAAATGAATAAGTTGTATGGATTTGAAAATGAAGTTCTAAGTAAATATGAATCTAAGACCTATGACTGTTTCAAAGAGGCGTTTGATTGGATGCCTCTTGCTCATCTTGTTAGTGAAAAAGTGTTAGTGGTCCACGGCGGCATATCAAAGAACATTCGATTGGATGATATCCGATCTATAGAAAGAGGACCATGTCTCTCAATTGGTAAAGGTCTCGCAGCTGATCTTTTATGGTCAGATCCTCAAGAAGAAAATGGGATGGAGAGTAATTC AGGGGGGTTTGGCGTTACTTTTGGGCCGGATGTAACAGATAAATTTCTATTAGAGAACTCCCTTCGTTACATTGTAAGGAGTCACGAATGTATGGAATACGGTTATGACACTACTCATGATGATAAA GTTATTACGGTATTCAGTGCACCTAATTACTGTGATAAGGAAGGGAACAAGGGTGCAGTTGTTCTCATATCGGGAGATGATATCGAGTATCCGGACTTTAAGAAGTTTACGGCTTCTCCACATCCTCCCGTGGATCCAAACATTTATTCGAGTGTGTTCCTCAAACTGGGCCTGATTTGA